A region from the Thermoplasmatales archaeon genome encodes:
- a CDS encoding Metallo-beta-lactamase superfamily protein: MEKLFFNMVSSGSSGNCSLLWDQDNLIVIDFGISLRRLRSRLSDLKIDFGDISLFISHEHSDHSSGVRTLMRNLPTDVYTRQGTADSLSLKDAFAIRDSVVIGNFTVTPITVSHDAADPVVYVIKNGRAKISVVSDLGFVSPELIGAMSGSQIVALEANHDVDMLKSGSYPFMLKKRILSDHGHLSNIQTAEALEKLSGPSTRIVLTHLSQENNLPDLARQIVSDHLSNRGIEYMSIECASQDMGSSLYDIEIF; the protein is encoded by the coding sequence GTGGAGAAGCTATTTTTCAACATGGTCTCGAGCGGAAGCAGCGGAAACTGTTCGCTTCTCTGGGACCAGGACAACCTCATCGTGATCGATTTCGGGATATCACTCAGGAGGCTCAGGAGCAGGTTAAGCGACCTGAAGATAGATTTCGGTGATATCTCGCTGTTCATAAGCCACGAGCACAGCGACCATTCCAGCGGAGTCAGGACGCTTATGAGGAATCTTCCCACAGATGTTTACACCAGGCAGGGAACTGCTGATTCACTTTCCCTAAAGGATGCTTTCGCCATAAGGGACTCCGTCGTGATTGGAAATTTCACCGTCACTCCCATAACTGTATCACACGACGCTGCGGATCCGGTTGTTTATGTCATAAAGAATGGCAGGGCAAAGATTTCCGTGGTGTCCGACCTCGGGTTTGTATCGCCGGAACTGATCGGCGCGATGAGCGGTTCCCAGATAGTGGCTCTTGAGGCCAACCATGACGTCGACATGCTGAAGTCGGGAAGTTACCCGTTCATGCTGAAAAAGAGGATACTCAGCGATCACGGACACCTTTCAAATATACAGACAGCAGAGGCCTTGGAAAAACTCAGCGGGCCATCCACGCGAATAGTGCTCACCCACCTCAGCCAGGAGAACAATCTCCCGGATCTTGCCAGGCAGATTGTAAGCGATCACCTTTCCAACCGCGGCATAGAATACATGTCCATAGAGTGCGCTTCGCAGGATATGGGCTCCTCATTATACGACATAGAGATTTTCTAG